One Gossypium hirsutum isolate 1008001.06 chromosome A11, Gossypium_hirsutum_v2.1, whole genome shotgun sequence genomic window carries:
- the LOC121210052 gene encoding disease resistance protein At4g27190, with the protein MEAIGTGAAANVSSEAAKGIFHQVKHHIRYVIFYQKIVDKFEQKHRTLIAKRTSVQQDVDVAERNGEKIKADVLDWRHRVEKVVTEKEKKVKDLEVKAKTKCFLGLCPNIKSRYQLSRKAEEAAATFDELIKDCQFERVGYPDVPEPVVHTDFEAFKSREKVFNDTMESLKDATTSMIGVYGMAGVGKTSLVNEVERQLHEVKLFDSVVGAIVSRIPDIKEVQDQMAYSLGLKLEENSPVVRARRLGERLRKEKNVLIILDDLWKKLDLAEVGIPFGSQHKGCKILLTSRYQNVLRNGMDATKTFAIGDLDDEEAWEFFKKMAGDSVESDEELRSTAIEVAKKCARLPLALATVARALRNKPLFFWSDALQQLQRPYLEKSSDDISAEVHSAIELSINHLSSEDLKQIFLLCSLLRRDTRIEDLLCWS; encoded by the coding sequence atggaagcaATTGGTACTGGTGCTGCTGCCAATGTCTCTTCCGAGGCTGCCAAAGGTATTTTCCACCAAGTTAAACATCATATTAGATATGTAATCTTCTACCAGAAAATTGTTGACAAGTTCGAGCAAAAACACAGGACGTTGATTGCAAAAAGAACTAGTGTGCAGCAAGATGTTGATGTTGCAGAAAGGAACGGGGAGAAGATTAAAGCCGATGTCCTGGATTGGCGCCACAGAGTGGAGAAGGTTGTCACTGAAAAGGAGAAGAAAGTGaaggatcttgaagtcaaagcaAAGACCAAGTGCTTCCTTGGCTTGTGTCCCAACATCAAGTCTCGCTACCAGCTTAGCAGGAAAGCAGAAGAAGCTGCTGCTACTTTTGATGAGCTTATCAAAGATTGCCAATTTGAGCGCGTGGGATACCCTGATGTTCCTGAACCCGTAGTCCATACAGACTTTGAGGCCTTTAAATCAAGAGAGAAGGTTTTCAATGATACCATGGAGTCACTGAAAGATGCAACAACAAGCATGATTGGAGTGTACGGGATGGCTGGTGTGGGCAAAACATCGCTGGTCAACGAAGTTGAGAGACAACTCCATGAGGTTAAGTTATTCGATTCAGTAGTTGGGGCAATTGTATCTCGAATTCCTGACATTAAGGAAGTCCAAGACCAAATGGCATACTCATTGGGTTTGAAGCTTGAAGAAAACAGTCCGGTTGTAAGAGCCCGTAGATTGGGTGAAAGGTTAAGGAAGGAGAAAAATGTTCTTATTATTTTGGATGATCTTTGGAAGAAACTGGATCTAGCGGAAGTCGGAATTCCATTTGGAAGTCAACACAAAGGATGCAAAATACTGTTGACCTCAAGATATCAAAATGTTCTAAGAAATGGGATGGATGCTACAAAGACCTTTGCAATTGGTGATTTAGATGACGAAGAAgcttgggagttctttaagaaGATGGCCGGGGACAGTGTTGAAAGTGATGAGGAGCTGCGATCTACAGCAATTGAGGTAGCCAAGAAATGTGCAAGATTACCGCTTGCCCTTGCAACTGTTGCAAGGGCGTTGCGAAATAAACCTTTATTTTTTTGGAGTGATGCTTTACAACAATTACAGAGGCCTTACTTAGAAAAAAGCTCGGATGATATATCTGCTGAGGTACATTCGGCTATTGAGTTGAGTATCAATCATTTATCGAGTGAAGACCTCAAGCAGATTTTCCTGCTTTGCAGTTTACTGCGTCGTGACACTAGGATTGAAGACTTGTTgtgttggagctaa
- the LOC107933637 gene encoding uncharacterized protein, with amino-acid sequence MDQRLERIEQMQREMQEQLQAQMQEQLAKIQQDMKEKMEESQNNLIGQLAQLLAREHEKGKSTMGNNNEDPIYPPGFAPVNTQPQPEVHPRTVPVTIRPQQYQANASTPMNILIGSSSNPGDNPANLLVPDLDDMAEMEKGKVDMAKQLDDRCKWLEEKFKAMETVDYRGRIDAKNLSLVPDLVLPPKFKTPEFEKYNRTSCPEAYITMFCRRMTGLIGSVAKWYSQLSRAQIGSWKDLAQAFIKQYGHVTDIALDRIPLQNMKKKSGESFRQCAQRWREIAMQVQPPLLEKETTMLFINTLKAPFITHMIGNTTKSFSDMVMAGEMIENAIRGGKIEVRETTKSSVPKKRENEGNSTSSYNRDHSRSITVNQPKVITRGQQGSTKQESSVRQNFEKLQFTPIPMLYKELYQSLFDSHVVSPYYIKPLQPPYPKWYDSNAQCDYHAGVSVHSIENCTALKKTVERLIEMGIVKFDDTPGTKSPLPNHDDKSK; translated from the exons ATGGACCAGAGATTAGAAAGGATAGAACAAATGCAAAGGGAGATGCAAGAACAATTACAAGCgcagatgcaagagcaactggCTAAGATACAACAagatatgaaggaaaaaatggAAGAATCCCAAAATAATCTAATAGGCCAGTTGGCGCAGTTGCTGGCTAGAGAACATGAGAAAGGGAAGAGTACTATGGGGAACAATAATGAAGACCCTATCTATCCTCCAGGCTTTGCTCCGGTAAACACTCAACCACAACCGGAGGTGCATCCACGAACAGTACCCGTCACTATCAGGCCCCAACAATACCAGGCCAATGCCTCAACACCAATGAATATTCTTATAGGATCGAgctctaatcccggggataatccagCTAATCTATTGGTCCCGGACCTTGATGACATGGCAGAAATGGAGAAAGGAAAAGTAGACATGGCAAAACAACTCGATGATAGGTGTAAATGGCTTGAAGAAAAGTTTAAAGCAATGGAGACTGTTGATTACCGTGGCAGGATTGACGCTAAGAACTTAAGCTTGGTCCCAGATCTGGTGCtcccaccaaaatttaaaactccGGAGTTCGAAAAGTATAATAGGACGAGCTGCCCTGAAGCTTATATTACGATGTTCTGTCGAAGGATGACAGG TCTGATCGGATCTGTGGCTAAGTGGTATAGCCAGCTCAGCCGTGCCCAAATTGGTTCATGGAAGGACTTGGCTCAAGCTTTCATAAAACAATACGGTCACGTGACAGACATAGCACTCGACAGAATTCCTctacaaaacatgaaaaagaagTCGGGTGAGAGCTTCAGGCAGTGTGCACAACGGTGGAGGGAAATAGCGATGCAAGTCCAGCCACCTCTCTTGGAGAAGGAAACGACCATGCTTTTCATTAATACTTTGAAGGCCCCATTCATCACCCATATGATTGGGAATACTACCAAAAGTTTTTCCGATATGGTAATGGCAggcgagatgattgagaatgccataagagGTGGCAAGATTGAAGTTAGAGAAACTACCAAGAGCTCAGTTCCAAAGAAAAGGGAGAATGAAGGGAACAGTACGAGCTCATACAATAGAGATCACTCAAGGTCAATAACTGTCAATCAACCAAAGGTAATTACGAGGGGGCAACAAGGTTCGACAAAGCAGGAATCAAGTGTAAggcaaaattttgaaaagctCCAATTTACGCCAATCCCAATGTTGTATAAGGAGTTATATCAAAGTTTATTTGATTCACATGTGGTGTCCCCATATTATATAAAGCCGTTGCAAcccccgtaccccaaatggtatgattcAAACGctcaatgtgattatcatgcgggagtATCGGTGCATTCAATAGAAAACTGTACTGCCTTGAAGAAGACGGTTGAAAGACTCATCgagatggggattgtgaagtttgatgataCCCCTGGTACAAAGAGTCCGTTACCAAATCACGATGATAAGAGCAAATGA
- the LOC107955834 gene encoding uncharacterized protein, translating to MAKYLVHLKYFGITACNCLKEIIFLEDIEEETQATMALSLFPQLKSLELKDLQHLSGFCSNSQNKVIEFPFMKSMTIYNCPNLDGFICRYTREGNRRISSQGDLFDNKVAFPSLEEMSICYLRKMKMIWRNPLPPNSFPKLQQLRVKGCDKLLTIFPSNMLTTFQRLHRLTVNTCGSLQQVFEIMHDEKETALLATAQLRELHIGGLPKLKYIWKNDPKGIFSFKKICAISVLGCRSLKNVFPASVAKDLPQLGYLAISDCGVEEIVSKLEEGSNSEIAVNFKFDQLYALMLWRLPELKCFYPGKYTAKWPMLNKLEVVECGKMKILGTQLDSPIHPPLFLVEKVIPKLQHLTLDSDYIAMISDGQFSSSLFHEIKAFQVHGHGAKSIDFRISFLERFYALENLTISYYEIKELFCTEGDTGNEEMYAGTLSTIRNLKLVALNNLKDYLWKQYVQVDHILPKLETIEVHDCYNLISLGSSSASFRNLTTLDVWNCEAMKYLDTCLAVQGMAQLKKLMVKDCISMTEIVATEGDEATCDIIFSRLKSLELVNLPRLKSFCSGNHTFGFPCLEELIVSGCPELEIFCKGVLTNPPLLQKVEYGNDNGHWYIDLNNTIQQMYSIKAGFQAIGYLVLSEFSKSIEIWKENIHGSLDFKKLKVLEVYKCNSMTYIFSVSMALDLAQLEDIKVKQCPIMEQIIKKGAEETEMVTLLLPMLKKIRLESCSRLTSFCMGSITLQCPSLYEIAVDDCPKMYALASKREQEDIEVVGREKIPFFNHKVLCANLQYLELSSTNIKKLWPDKPDRAISSNVLNLQILIVKGCHNLEYLFPSLLVKKFERLHQLSLLDSKNMEEIIFTDGLAAGEGIPIYVFTKLQILELIRLPKLRTFCHQENSETNTLFNQKVAFPSLNDLRIVGMGKFRKIWHDKLTMGSYHELTFLMVEQCDRLSNILPFDMVERLEKLETLQILECESVKEIIGLADGHELNSNESIELKSTTKLVFPKIRQLILRKLPKLIGFYSKVHTTDWPLLKQLEVCECSKVETFAGEYINFRETQGESQPVLSVQQPLFWVTKETFPNLEELLLVGNGNI from the exons ATGGCTAAATATCTAGTTCATCTCAAATACTTTGGGATAACTGCGTGCAACTGCTTGAAAGAGATAATTTTTTTGGAGGATATAGAAGAAGAAACTCAGGCTACCATGGCTTTATCATTATTTCCTCAGTTAAAGTCCTTAGAGCTAAAGGATCTTCAGCATTTGAGTGGATTTTGTTCCAACTCCCAAAATAAAGTTATTGAATTTCCATTCATGAAGTCAATGACGATATACAACTGTCCAAATTTGGACGGTTTCATTTGTAGATATACAAGGGAAGGGAACCGACGAATCTCTAGTCAAGGTGATCTGTTTGACAATAAG GTTGCATTTCCCAGTTTGGAGGAAATGAGTATTTGCTACTTGAGAAAGATGAAGATGATATGGCGGAACCCACTTCCACCAAATTCATTCCCCAAACTACAACAATTGAGAGTTAAAGGATGTGATAAGTTGTTAACCATTTTCCCATCTAATATGCTGACAACATTTCAAAGGCTGCACCGTCTAACTGTAAACACTTGTGGTTCCTTACAACAAGTATTTGAAATCATGCATGATGAAAAAGAAACCGCTTTGCTTGCAACCGCTCAACTAAGAGAATTGCATATTGGAGGATTACCAAAGTTGAAATATATTTGGAAAAATGATCCCAAAggaattttttcatttaaaaaaatctgTGCAATATCTGTTTTGGGCTGTCGAAGTTTGAAGAATGTATTTCCAGCCTCAGTAGCCAAAGACCTACCACAACTTGGTTATCTTGCAATATCCGATTGTGGAGTGGAGGAGATTGTTTCCAAATTAGAGGAAGGATCAAATTCGGAAATAGCCGTCAATTTCAAGTTTGATCAACTATACGCCCTTATGCTTTGGAGGCTACCAGAATTGAAATGCTTCTACCCAGGTAAATATACTGCAAAGTGGCCAATGTTAAACAAGTTGGAAGTAGTTGAGTGTGGGAAAATGAAGATCTTAGGTACACAACTTGATTCCCCAATCCATCCACCGCTTTTTTTGGTTGAAAAG GTCATCCCTAAACTACAACATTTGACATTAGATAGTGATTACATTGCAATGATAAGTGATGGTCAATTTTCAAGCAGcctttttcatgaaataaaagcTTTTCAAGTGCATGGCCACGGTGCTAAATCAATTGATTTCCGAATTTCTTTCCTTGAGAGATTCTACGCTCTTGAAAACCTTACCATCTCTTATTATGAAATAAAAGAGCTATTTTGTACTGAAGGAGATACCGGTAATGAGGAGATGTATGCTGGGACTTTGTCAACAATTAGAAACTTAAAATTGGTAGCTCTTAATAATCTAAAAGATTATTTATGGAAGCAATACGTACAGGTGGACCACATTCTGCCCAAACTTGAGACTATTGAAGTTCACGATTGTTACAATTTGATCAGCTTAGGATCATCCTCGGCATCATTCCGAAATCTCACCACATTGGATGTGTGGAATTGCGAAGCTATGAAATACTTAGATACATGTCTAGCAGTCCAAGGTATGGCCCAACTCAAGAAGTTGATGGTAAAAGACTGCATTTCAATGACAGAAATAGTTGCAACTGAGGGAGATGAAGCAACTTGTGACATTATTTTCAGCAGGTTGAAAAGTTTGGAACTTGTGAATCTACCGCGACTTAAGAGCTTTTGTTCAGGCAACCACACATTTGGATTCCCATGTTTAGAGGAATTAATAGTGAGTGGTTGTCCTGAATTGGAGATATTTTGTAAGGGAGTTTTAACTAATCCACCATTATTGCAAAAAGTAGAGTATGGAAATGATAATGGACATTGGTATATTGACCTTAATAACACTATACAACAAATGTATTCAATAAAG GCTGGGTTCCAAGCTATCGGGTATTTAGTCCTCTCAGAATTTTCAAAGTCAATTGAAATATGGAAGGAGAACATTCATGGAAGTTTAGATTTCAAGAAACTTAAGGTTTTAGAAGTTTATAAGTGTAATAGCATGACATACATATTTAGCGTTTCCATGGCTTTAGATCTTGCGCAACTAGAAGACATAAAAGTGAAACAATGCCCTATAATGGAGCAGATTATCAAAAAAGGAGCAGAGGAAACTGAAATGGTTACACTCTTGTTACCCATGCTTAAGAAGATAAGACTTGAGTCATGTTCAAGGCTGACAAGTTTTTGTATGGGAAGCATTACCCTGCAATGTCCGTCTTTGTATGAAATTGCAGTAGATGATTGCCCAAAGATGTATGCACTGGCATCTAAAAGGGAGCAAGAGGATATAGAGGTAGTTGGCAGAGAAAAGATACCCTTTTTCAATCATAAG GTTTTGTGTGCCAACTTGCAGTACTTGGAactttcatcaactaacatcaaaaaaTTATGGCCTGATAAACCAGACAGGGCTATATCCTCTAATGTTCTGAACTTACAAATCTTAATTGTGAAGGGTTGCCACAATTTGGAATATCTATTCCCATCccttttagtaaaaaaatttgagCGGCTCCATCAACTTAGCCTTCTTGATTCCAAAAACATGGAAGAAATAATATTTACAGATGGATTAGCAGCAGGAGAAGGGATACCGATTTACGTGTTCACTAAGCTACAGATACTGGAGCTCATTAGGCTTCCAAAACTAAGGACATTCTGCCATCAAGAAAACTCAGAGACCAATACTCTTTTCAACCAAAAG GTTGCGTTTCCTAGTTTGAATGATTTGAGAATTGTAGGCATGGGAAAGTTTAGAAAGATATGGCACGATAAACTCACTATGGGTTCATATCATGAATTAACCTTCCTTATGGTGGAACAGTGTGACAGACTTTCGAATATTTTACCATTTGATATGGTGGAAAGACTTGAAAAACTAGAAACTCTGCAAATATTGGAATGTGAGTCGGTAAAAGAAATAATTGGACTTGCTGACGGTCATGAACTCAACTCAAATGAATCGATTGAGCTCAAATCAACCACCAAGCTTGTGTTTCCTAAAATAAGACAGCTGATACTTCGTAAGCTACCCAAATTGATTGGTTTCTACTCCAAGGTGCATACTACAGATTGGCCATTGTTAAAACAATTGGAGGTGTGTGAATGCAGCAAGGTGGAGACATTCGCGGGGGAGTATATCAACTTTAGAGAAACACAAGGAGAGAGCCAACCCGTTCTCTCTGTTCAACAACCCCTATTTTGGGTCACTAAG GAAACATTCCCCAATTTAGAAGAATTGCTTTTGGTTGGGAATGGCAATATATAG